GAGGGGACTAGAATTGAAATAAAAGGTAAGGTATCATTTGGGGTTGATATCAATGACCTTGTAATACCTCCAAAGCCAATCGTAATGAGTGATGATGAAATAAGAGAAGATGTAAAGAATAAGCCTATGAAGATTGTTGCAGGAACTATTGGGGAAGATGAACATTCTGTAGGTCTTAGAGAAATATTAGATATTAAACATGGGGGAATCGAAAAGTACGGAATCGAATGTCATTATCTTGGAACATCTGTACCTGTAGCAAAGATCGTGGACTCAGCTATAGAACTTAATGCAGATGCTATACTGGCTTCAACTATAATAAGTCATGATGAGATTCATTATAAGAACATGAAAAGAATCAATGATTACTGTATTGAAAAAGGTATAAGGGATAAGATAATTATTGTAAGTGGAGGAACACAAGTTACACCTGAAATAGCAGTCAAGAACGGTATGGATGCTGGATTCGGAAGAGGATCAAAAGGTGTGGATGTGGCTACATTCTTAGTTAAGAAAAGAAGAGAGAATGAAAAAGATAGATAGACAAAAATAGGAGTCTCTAAGAAGAAATGAGTGATAAAAATGAAAGTGGATCTTATTTCAGCTGAGATAGGAAGTACAACTACAGTTGTTAATGCATTTGCGGATATGGAAACAGATCATCCCAAATTTGTTGGTCAAGGTCAATCCTATACAACTGTTCTTGAAGGAGATGTGACAAAAGGGCTTAAGCATGCTTTTAATGATTTGAAGAAAAACTTGGATGCCCCTTTTATTGAATACGATGAATTCTTTGCTACCAGTAGTGCTGCCGGGGGACTTAGGATGACTGTTCATGGCTTGGTTCATGACATGACAGTAAAAGCTGCAAAAGAAGCTGCATTAGGAGCAGGTGCCAACATCAAATTCATAACTTCAGGGAAACTAAGAAGAACGGATATCAAGACGTTAAAAGAAATCAGACCCAATATCATTTTATTAGCAGGTGGAGTTGATTTCGGGGAGAGGGATACTGCGTTATATAATGCAGAGTGTATTGCTGGTATAGAAGAGTTGAAGGATACACCTGTCATATATGCAGGCAATGTTCAGAATCAAGAAGAAATCAGAGAAATATTTGAAGAAGTTTCAAGGCGAGTTTATATTGTGGAGAATGTATATCCTAAGATTGATAAGCTTAATGTGAAACCCACAAGATTGAAAATTCAAGAAGTCTTTGAGGAACACATAACAAAAGCACCAGGTATGGAGAAGGTACGAGAACTGGTAAATATGAATATATTACCTACACCTGGGGCTGTTATGAAAGCAACTCAATTATTAGA
The window above is part of the Vallitalea guaymasensis genome. Proteins encoded here:
- a CDS encoding GlmL-related ornithine degradation protein, coding for MKVDLISAEIGSTTTVVNAFADMETDHPKFVGQGQSYTTVLEGDVTKGLKHAFNDLKKNLDAPFIEYDEFFATSSAAGGLRMTVHGLVHDMTVKAAKEAALGAGANIKFITSGKLRRTDIKTLKEIRPNIILLAGGVDFGERDTALYNAECIAGIEELKDTPVIYAGNVQNQEEIREIFEEVSRRVYIVENVYPKIDKLNVKPTRLKIQEVFEEHITKAPGMEKVRELVNMNILPTPGAVMKATQLLEKEIGDLVVVDVGGATTDVHSVTMGSDEINEILVSPEPMAKRTVEGDLGVYINVNNIIDNMTLEELSRKMNIDMAVLQEIIDNYKPIPETKLQKDLIKQLTLEASTIAIKRHAGTLRYLYGTTGKKTIAEGKDLTNVKYIIGTGGALTRLEGIDILRKMVQGNGDELLPSKDVRILVDRLYIMASLGVISEKYPKGALKLLLESLEQDKK